A section of the Streptomyces sp. NBC_01591 genome encodes:
- a CDS encoding saccharopine dehydrogenase, giving the protein MKIDQLVHDPEGPILLVGGYGTVGAELARAARGRWPLLFAGRSPGKAAELCREVSAEARRWDLSAPEPFHASVRAVVSLVNDPDDRVLRAALGGGIPYVDVTRWTARMQRAVALVSLGSPTAPTLLSSGWMGGVVPLVAAALAERLGGVESVDTAIRYDLADRAGVDSVEFMDRLGVDFEVLEEGRGRVVSPLTSARTLTIGQDRTRVARIDTPEQFTLPLTLGARTVTTRIGFSSNSSTSTLIALGRTGFFRHARGDCWRPVRRRLLYSPGEGGTAAVVIEVCGPGRSLTATVTDPRGQAHMTAVGGLLGLRRVLGDDGAPAARAGLAFPESHPLPATVLPALEAAGVLVDVVPSSSASSTASSVEAA; this is encoded by the coding sequence ATGAAGATTGATCAGCTGGTGCATGACCCCGAGGGCCCGATTCTGCTCGTCGGTGGATACGGGACGGTGGGCGCGGAACTGGCGAGGGCGGCGCGGGGGCGGTGGCCGCTGCTGTTCGCGGGGCGTTCGCCGGGGAAGGCTGCGGAGCTGTGCCGCGAGGTCTCCGCCGAGGCCCGCCGGTGGGACCTGTCCGCCCCCGAGCCGTTCCACGCCTCCGTTCGAGCCGTGGTGAGCCTGGTGAACGATCCGGACGACCGGGTGCTGCGGGCGGCCCTGGGCGGCGGAATCCCGTATGTGGACGTGACGCGCTGGACGGCCAGGATGCAGCGCGCGGTAGCCCTGGTGTCGCTGGGCTCGCCCACGGCGCCGACGCTGCTCTCGTCCGGGTGGATGGGCGGGGTGGTTCCGCTGGTGGCCGCCGCGCTCGCGGAGCGGCTGGGCGGAGTGGAGAGCGTCGACACCGCGATCCGCTACGACCTCGCCGACCGGGCGGGGGTGGACTCGGTGGAGTTCATGGACCGGCTCGGGGTCGACTTCGAGGTGCTCGAAGAGGGCCGGGGCAGGGTGGTGAGCCCGCTCACCAGCGCCCGTACGCTCACCATCGGCCAGGACCGCACCAGGGTCGCCAGGATCGACACCCCCGAGCAGTTCACCCTGCCTCTGACCCTGGGAGCCCGTACCGTCACCACCCGTATCGGCTTCAGCAGCAACTCCTCCACGTCCACCCTGATTGCCCTCGGCAGGACCGGATTCTTCCGCCACGCCCGGGGCGACTGCTGGCGGCCCGTGCGCCGCCGCCTCCTCTACTCGCCCGGCGAGGGCGGCACCGCGGCCGTCGTAATCGAGGTGTGCGGGCCGGGGCGCTCCCTGACTGCCACCGTGACCGACCCGCGCGGCCAGGCGCACATGACCGCCGTCGGCGGGCTCCTCGGCCTGCGGCGCGTACTCGGTGACGACGGCGCACCGGCGGCGCGGGCCGGGCTCGCCTTCCCCGAGTCGCATCCGCTGCCGGCCACGGTTCTGCCGGCCCTGGAAGCGGCGGGCGTCCTGGTCGACGTCGTGCCGTCTTCTTCTGCGTCTTCCACGGCTTCTTCCGTGGAGGCCGCGTGA
- a CDS encoding RCC1-like domain-containing protein, which translates to MTDSPQMVLAWGAGDAGQLGDGTTEDRYVPGPVTGVASADVVRIVSGGVGSSSTFVLARPCPAGSTTATADLPGTLPGCPLFFGDPGGQGEVTGALRRHLGRPRGRQGNP; encoded by the coding sequence ATGACGGATTCGCCGCAGATGGTGCTGGCGTGGGGAGCGGGCGACGCCGGGCAGCTTGGCGACGGGACTACCGAGGACCGGTACGTTCCCGGTCCGGTGACCGGGGTGGCGTCGGCCGACGTGGTGAGGATCGTCAGCGGGGGCGTGGGCTCCAGCAGCACCTTCGTGCTCGCGCGGCCGTGTCCGGCCGGTTCAACGACGGCCACAGCGGACCTGCCCGGGACGCTGCCCGGCTGCCCGCTGTTCTTCGGCGATCCGGGCGGTCAGGGCGAGGTGACGGGCGCGCTCCGGCGTCATCTCGGGCGGCCGCGGGGGCGGCAGGGGAATCCGTGA
- a CDS encoding DUF4240 domain-containing protein: MNLENFWELVETCRRQADGRDARLAWLRSDLSRRPLAEIVEFQMCLDQVTRQAFTWELVAAAERIFGGRCSDDDFCYFGLWMVGLGKDAFGRAVLDPDALADTPEVLRLAGRTWRTWGNDWPGWESLDYVALEAHGLVTGDPDECGDAFYAAVKTRRGEHAVSQGLAGTRWNVRDEDEAARRLPRLSVMFPLSADA, translated from the coding sequence GTGAACCTTGAAAACTTCTGGGAACTTGTAGAGACGTGTCGCCGACAGGCAGACGGCAGGGATGCGCGACTTGCATGGCTTCGTTCCGATTTGTCGCGCAGGCCGCTGGCGGAGATCGTTGAGTTCCAGATGTGCCTCGACCAGGTGACCCGTCAGGCTTTCACCTGGGAGCTGGTGGCTGCGGCGGAGCGGATCTTCGGCGGCCGGTGTTCGGATGACGACTTCTGCTACTTCGGCCTCTGGATGGTCGGGCTGGGAAAAGACGCCTTCGGGCGAGCCGTGCTCGACCCTGATGCTCTGGCTGACACTCCTGAGGTCCTGCGCCTGGCGGGGCGAACTTGGAGGACCTGGGGTAATGACTGGCCCGGGTGGGAATCGCTCGACTATGTGGCATTGGAAGCCCATGGGCTTGTGACCGGGGATCCCGACGAGTGCGGGGATGCTTTCTATGCGGCTGTGAAGACTCGGCGGGGTGAGCACGCGGTCAGCCAGGGCCTGGCCGGGACGCGCTGGAATGTTCGGGATGAAGACGAGGCGGCCCGCAGGCTGCCAAGGTTGAGCGTCATGTTCCCACTCAGCGCAGACGCGTGA
- a CDS encoding GNAT family N-acetyltransferase, with translation MAQEANGLPDEGLSLWLTEWKDSASALWPGRHLVASIGRSVAGQIDFFLHPDGQALKVGMLRVHPDFQRRGLASVMMDALYAAYPTAWINHGWRTPQGARWWNGYQEPAPQRNIHNRPPGEWAGYFDAVDVAADKAQNAHTNTSYGLDGHQDAVYRYGEHLETEAALHTAAFRPATPVRVDPTAQPLHGAARLVLPPAIHDFVHDCTKDRHARAAALLEHIGHGNLPRDAYWNATRNAAFADAHHEELFSSQPSGPATHVVFTLPPVDIDLLPQAHALATSIEFRHRGGLAVAVTELSWRQADHPHITHTAEFTPAVPAAIAPLSEQYASTAYQNRYDEKGFLRPAPRRNAQPFADRAAQIQALAERLLRDQASRLRALRPQPATPQTAVPHQQTPQQRTPGPGRRA, from the coding sequence ATGGCCCAGGAGGCGAACGGCCTGCCCGACGAGGGCCTGTCGCTGTGGCTGACAGAGTGGAAGGACAGCGCCAGCGCCCTCTGGCCTGGGCGCCACTTGGTCGCGTCCATCGGCCGGTCCGTGGCCGGGCAGATCGACTTCTTCCTCCACCCTGACGGACAGGCGCTGAAGGTGGGCATGTTGCGCGTCCATCCCGACTTCCAGCGCCGTGGTCTGGCCAGCGTGATGATGGACGCGTTGTACGCGGCCTATCCCACGGCCTGGATCAACCACGGCTGGCGCACCCCGCAAGGCGCACGCTGGTGGAACGGTTACCAGGAGCCAGCACCGCAGCGCAACATCCATAACAGGCCGCCCGGCGAGTGGGCCGGCTACTTCGACGCGGTGGACGTCGCCGCGGACAAGGCCCAGAACGCGCACACCAACACTTCCTACGGCCTGGACGGCCATCAGGATGCCGTCTACCGCTACGGCGAGCACCTCGAAACGGAAGCGGCCCTGCACACGGCCGCCTTCCGGCCAGCCACACCGGTGCGTGTGGATCCGACGGCCCAACCACTGCACGGCGCAGCACGGCTTGTCCTGCCACCCGCCATTCACGACTTCGTGCACGACTGCACGAAGGATCGGCATGCGAGGGCTGCAGCACTGCTGGAACACATCGGTCACGGGAACCTTCCCCGTGACGCGTACTGGAATGCCACCCGCAATGCGGCGTTCGCCGACGCCCACCACGAGGAACTCTTCAGCAGCCAGCCATCCGGACCCGCCACACACGTGGTGTTCACGCTGCCCCCGGTGGACATCGATCTTCTGCCTCAGGCGCACGCCCTGGCTACGAGCATCGAATTCAGGCACCGAGGCGGTCTTGCGGTCGCCGTCACCGAACTGTCCTGGCGCCAGGCCGACCACCCTCATATAACCCACACAGCCGAGTTCACACCCGCCGTCCCAGCCGCCATTGCCCCTCTCTCAGAACAGTACGCGAGCACCGCCTACCAGAACCGCTACGACGAGAAGGGCTTCCTGCGTCCAGCACCGCGGCGAAACGCGCAGCCCTTCGCTGACCGGGCTGCGCAGATCCAGGCCCTGGCCGAACGACTCCTGCGGGACCAAGCCTCACGCCTCAGAGCGCTTCGACCTCAACCCGCGACACCGCAGACGGCCGTGCCACATCAACAGACGCCCCAGCAACGAACTCCAGGACCGGGCCGTCGCGCATGA
- a CDS encoding TetR/AcrR family transcriptional regulator produces MTTAKGAARRAALLDAAEATLVGGGYTALSLRAVADTAGIRLGHLQHYFPSRDSLVAELLARILQRSLDRVTEVVPDGRPDEVIGLLLAQQSDTQLVRVFVELWALAARDEAVAVAVRAFYRQYADLLAHRIRTHAPGVPQEEQHARAEVFIALIEGSTLMRSGVAGTPSTATDALISRTALGILTGVY; encoded by the coding sequence GTGACCACCGCCAAAGGCGCCGCGCGCCGGGCCGCCCTCCTCGACGCCGCAGAGGCCACCCTCGTCGGCGGCGGGTACACGGCCCTCTCTCTCCGCGCCGTCGCGGACACAGCGGGCATCCGACTCGGCCACCTCCAGCACTACTTCCCCTCCCGGGACAGCCTGGTCGCCGAACTCCTCGCCCGCATCCTCCAACGCTCCCTCGACCGGGTCACCGAGGTGGTCCCGGACGGCAGGCCGGACGAAGTGATCGGTCTGCTGCTCGCTCAGCAGTCCGACACTCAGCTGGTCCGCGTCTTCGTTGAACTGTGGGCCCTCGCGGCGCGTGACGAGGCCGTCGCCGTCGCGGTCCGCGCCTTCTACCGCCAGTACGCGGATCTGCTCGCCCACCGCATCCGCACCCACGCACCCGGCGTCCCGCAGGAGGAACAGCACGCCCGCGCCGAGGTGTTCATCGCCCTGATCGAGGGCAGCACTCTGATGCGCTCCGGAGTGGCGGGCACCCCGTCCACCGCCACGGACGCACTGATCTCCCGTACCGCCCTCGGGATTCTCACCGGGGTGTATTGA